The Malus sylvestris chromosome 14, drMalSylv7.2, whole genome shotgun sequence genome segment GATTGATTCAGTGCCCCTCAtcactgagagagagagattaggtACCTTatggatctctctctctctctctctctctctctctctcctcttttctGCATTTTGGCTCCATTATTTTTGTACAGTCACAGAGCCTCCCAGACAAAGTGTACcacttctctatttctctctcacTCGCACATTTGGCACCAACAAACACTATATATCTCTCTCACACTGAGAGGATCAGAGCTGGCATGGGCCACTGTCAGATGTGTGCTTTTCACTACCCCTCCACATTCAATTCCTTTATCACTCTCTCACTACCACTCcattagagagagaaacaaaccaaaccacccccccccctctctctctctctctatcaatTGATGACCCCCAAAAGAAGTATTATGAATGGGCTGTAGAGGACAATCAGGAAAATGGGCTCGAGTTCTATGACCGAGTCAGGgagctcctcctcctcttcgcCGCCCAACTCGTCAGCCGAGTCACTCAACGGCCTGAAATTCGGCCAAACAATCTACTTTGAGGATGTGGGTTTTGGAGCTCAGCACAAATCATCATCCGGTTCTGCTGCTGGGTCTTCCTCCGCCGGGGCTACGCCGCCCAAGAAGCAACGGGGCGGCGGGAATATGGGTCAGCTGGGTCAGCCGCCGCGGTGTCAGGTAGAAGGCTGCCAGGTAGATCTGAGTGATGCCAAAGCTTACTATTCCAGGCACAAAGTCTGTGGCTTGCACTCTAAAACCCCCACAGTCATTGTTGCTGGTCTTGAACAGAGGTTTTGCCAACAGTGTAGCAGGTCAGTCAACTTTTTGAATTTTGCTTGTTGGTTTATTTTCTTTACTTATTTGCAGAGGAACCCCAATTGCACGTTTTACAGTTTCAACCTTCAAGTTCTGTTAAATTTATGATGAGTTACGTACTTGGTGCTTGGTGGGGTTCTTTGTAAGTAAGCAGCAATTGTTTCcaatttcttaatttctatATGTGAGTGAGTATATTGTGTGTGTAGCTTGTTCTTGGGTATTGTTCTTCAGTGTGTTGGTTGCTTTGGACCTTGATGGAGCCTTTTGGATTTACTTGTTTCCTTATTTGGATGCCTAGTTCATtattgtttctgtttaatttatatgtaaaattggTCTTGGTTGTCGTTTTTGGGTGCTGGGTATTTGTTGTTTTGAATTTGGATGTTCACTTTTTGTTGTTTCTGGCTAGGATTCTGGAGTTAGCTGTGAATTTGGCAGTAtagtttcttgttttttttgttttgtgcatAATTGTATGATGGTTAATACTTGCCCTCTGGGAATTTGTTCATGTTAATGGATTTTGTTCTGTTTTGTTGGTGCAAGGCTTTTTGGTTACTTTTGTTGTGGAATAGTTAGGGGCTTTTTGCGTTTTACTTGTAGTTGGGGTGCATATTTGGGGATGAGGATGACATATCAGTTCTATACAACGTGTTGTGCTCGTAGGCGTTCCTTAAAACTTGAACTATTTAGTAACTGTTGGGTCTATTTCGTTGTTTGTGGAGGAACAGTTCCTATAATGAATTAGAAGCCAGACTTTAAACTGCAAGTCTTATAAATTTGTAGCAGCGTGCCAAAAGGACACTTTTGAAGGTTTTTGTCTTGGCTTTTACATCGGCACAACTCTGTCCACTACATAGATGTCGTTCAGCCTCGTAGTGCAAGTAGTAATTAATGGAAATAAGTTCATTGCATATCctcaaatttctttttttgggGGTTCTCAATCAACCAAATAAGAACCAATCAACTTGTCGTACGGTATCCGTAAAGGTCTCTAAAGCTGTCCTTTTGATTTCTGCAGATGTTCATAAGTTTGATAAAAGAAAACACTCACTGCATCGTACAATTTCCATTTAGTTACTACCCTAAAACTTGCCAAACTAAACATCTATTTTCGAAAACCAGACTTTAAAATTGGCTCAAAAGTCCTAGACTAAGAGTCTCCTATTGTTTGTAGGTGAACGTAATATTACTCCCCTCCTCtatatttgatattttgtgGAAGTTCATGTGCTTTTGCCTTTTGGATCATATTATTATGGTGTAACTTTCAACagttcgttgatttgagaaacTAGGATAAAACCAAGGATCTAAAATTGCAAAAAcgaattaaatttttaatgatGCGTTCCGAAATGTTGCATTTAAATGCTTTACTTGCAAGGACCGTATGCTAAAAGTTACAATGGAGTCTATTTTTCATGGAGCTGTACAGTTCAACACATTACTCATCCCATATACCACAAATTGTGACTCATGAGTCGCTTGCAGCAATAGCGATTTGACTAGCAACTAGGGTTGAAACAACTGATCAATGCTGTTTATTTGATGTTACACTTCTTAAAGTTATAGAAGTCCTTGTGATTGATTTGATAACCACGGTAACCCTGCCATTCTTTTAAATGTGCTGTTCAAGTATCTGATTGAAATTTAGCATTAAATGTGATATTTTTTTGGGGATTCACGATCTATGATTGGATCCATGTGATGGTAGGTCCGCTGTTAAAAACAAATCATTACGTGCCTATTGAAGGAGAGCATGAAACATTTCCTTCACCTATGCTGCTATACGGTAACCATGCCCCTTTTTTGCTGAGGGCATTTCCTCTAACTAGATTTGTATTAGACATTCAGTGGTAGCATACAGTGAAACTAAACAAGCAATTACCCTAGTTAATGTCTACTTTTACTTTTAttagtttacaaatttcatCAAGTCTAGTTCAGTCCCTACGTCAATGATAAATAATATTCTTACCTTGCATTTCTCAGGTTTCATTTGCTTCCTGAATTTGACCAAGGAAAACGTAGTTGTCGTAGACGTTTGGCTGGGCATAATGAGCGTCGTAGAAAGCCACAACCAGGATCCATATTGTCTGCGCGTTTTGGCCGACTTTCTTCATCTCTCTACGGTTAGACATCATCATATCATTAGTtgaactcttttttttcttggttgaATCATAAGTTGCACTCTGTTCCTGTCAAATGTGTGTATTTTCAGTTCCTCTAACCCTACTCATAAACTGCTACAAAATCTTTTACTTGAAATGATAGAAAACAGCAACAAAGTTGGAAGCTATCTGATGGACTTCACTGCATACCCAAGGGTTTCTGGGAGGGATGCATGGACAACAACAAGAACGTCAGAGCGAGCACCTGTTGTTCAAAATGCCAATGACGCAGGGAAGTTTCTCCAACAGCCGTGGCAGAGCAACTCTGGGATTACTACATCCGGCTTTTACATGCAAGGTTCAGCAGGCGGGACTAGTTATCCTGGTCCTGGAATTCCTCCGGGAGAATGCATCACAGTAGCCACTGACTCAAgccgtgctctctctcttctgtcAAATCAACCATGGGGCTCTCGAAACCGAGTATCGGGTGTCGGGATGAATTCCTTGATGAACACCCAAGGGATACCTGTGGCTCAACCAACCCCTCATGCTGCGACCTCCAATCACTTTCCGACGACTTTGTGGGGTttcaaaggaaatgaaaatggtAGCAGCTCGCACGAAATGCTTCCGGACCTGGGTCTTGGTCAAATCTCGCAGCCGCTTAGCAGTCAATACTCTGGTGTGCTGGAGCTGTCTCAACAGGGTAGGAGGCAGCAACACATGGAACTCGGACACACCAGGGGCTATGACTCCACCAGTCAGCAGATGAACTGGTCACTTTAAAAACTATGGATTCTGTTTGCAGGTTTTATGTCTTGAATGGTAGAACCCTGAACGGACTATGCTGTTTGTTAAAAGACTAATTAAGAAGAATATTATCATAATCTAGGTTAGCCTTCAAGGCTTGAACTTCCTACCTAGCAATAAAGCTAATGTTTGGATTTTGGATATCCTTGTGATTATTAgtggtttgtgtttttatttttatttattttttgacagGCTGAAGTGGACCAACAAATTTTCAAAGGGAGAAGTGATTTTCACGCTCTCATTTTCTCATTGtgcatttcttttttcttcaaattctttGATTCTGTTGATTCACATCTCAATAATTTACGTGCCTCGATTTGATTAGTTAGTATCACCGTTTGGCATTGTCATGTGGTACTAGAGGGAATGAGGAGTGCGGAAGCCACTCGCTACAATTTATGCTCGAAAGATTTGTTGTTAGCCCTAGGGCtttgggaaaaagaaagactgaGGAGGGATGTGCTGCTTGTCTTTTGGTAGGAAAGTGAAGGGAAATTCTGAGCCGGCCGTACAAATGTATGATCAACTACAATCAAATGAAATTATGAGCTCGTTTAGAAATGcatttaaaatgactaaaaacgcTTTTGGTGATTTTGGGTTCTAAAATCACTTTTAAGTACTTTTTGGAAGAAGCACCAAATATCTGCTTCTTGCAGGAAGTACTTACAACGCTTTCTAGGATCCACTTGGATTTGTACAAGGGATTAGTCTCGTACATATAAATTCTTTCGTTACAGTAGAACAGTCTGGGAAATAATCTAAATGTAAATGAAATGCAAAGAGCAGCTTAAGTAGAGGAATCCACATATCCCACGTACGGCATTGATCACCTAAGTTGATCGACGGAGAGAAAGTGATCGATCTAGACAGGAATTAGGCTCTCCACATAATTTACTCCGATACCAAACAAGTTCATTTCTCCATGATTGAGAATCTTTCTCTGCGTCTCACTTCTAGGGTCATACACGAACAAGTTTTCCGGCGGCACAACatcatttgtttcttcttcgtgtgtttgttttcttgtgagtaaaatatgttgatccTTCCATACACCTACAAACAAGCGTCCTGCTGCAAATGCTTTGGATCTGCTTATCAATTGTCGAACCCAAGCTGGCTTGGTCGTCGCAGTGGTAGTGCTACTACTCATCACCCAAAGCACTTGGTCGTAATATTCATCATCTAATGAAGACGTAGTTGTTAGAATTGCAACTGAATTATTCCATGAGAATAATGGTGCCAGGTGCTTGAAATCCTGCAATTCTCCTGGCAGATGCATCACATGGAAAACCTCGTCGTGTAAGTTGAACGAAAGAATAGCGAGCTCGTACCCCGTCTGCAGTACCAAACAATACAAGACTCCATTCAAGGTAATCGCCCAACTAGTGAAACATCTTTTAAATGATGGAAACTCCAATTTGTTTTCGACTTCTCTCCATGAATTTGTACTCTGGAGGAACACTTGGGCTTCGAAAGTAACTATTTCTCCATCATCACCATTACGTGTCGGGAGAACTCTCACCACTTTGTATTGATTTATTTCTCGTACGAAATCAAAACCTAGAAGAGGATCATTTTTACCATCCCATATACGTTGAGGACACCGTCTGTGAGAGAAAAGAACAGGTTCCGGAAGATACCTAAATTGTTTTGTTGCTGGATTCCATACTACTATTGAATCAACATAGTCCTCCTCgaccccctcctcctcctcctcgtccCCCTCATCCCCCTCGTCCCCCTCCTCAtcctcgtcgtcgtcgtcgtcgtcgtcgtcctcctcctcctcctcctcctgcgTCTCATTACAAATTCGCACAATACCGCAAACCAAACCATTACTGGATCCCACTATGTTAAAGCTTGCATAGTTCGGGAGAAACGGTAAATCCAAACTCAAAAGTGGAGTTTCTTCGTCACAAAGCAATGCGACTCCAAGTGATTTCGGTTTATATTTTTCAGTGCTAACTCCCGAAACAAGGAGAACAAAAGGATTGATAGCAGAGCGATGAAGGTGTCTAGCAATGAAATAAGAACTTTTGGTAAGCGCATACCACTCTTTTGAGACACATGAAAATCTAATCAAAGACTTTGCAGGTAGTTTTGAGAGAATTTCTACTAGGACATCTTGGTGTAAACACTTGATCAAGGATAGTTTTCCTTGGTTAACCTCACCGTTGATGATAACCGACTCATCACGCTCCTGCATTTTGCCTCCAAACATGCAACAAGCAGCTAGCAATACCGATCGAGAAGAGCCTTTTGGTCCAAAACCCTAGCAGTACCAGTATTATTTATTTAGGATTTCGTCTACTAGAAACTAAATAGAACCCGTACTGGATTCAGTCAACAAATACATTGCGGAGTAGGAGTTTGAATAGTAAAAGGGAAAGGAAATTGACAAATACTTATGCTAATGGGAAAAGGAGGAGGGTTTGAACTTGAAAGGTAGTGGGTTGAAGATGAAAACCCTAACCACCGGAGGAATCCACCACTTGtaagaaaattttctttttactcAAGTGATTTTATTAAGTTTGGACAGCTTAAACTGAATTTGATGAAGTGTGCCGCCAATTGGATACCATGAGCCTACATGCAGTTTGTGATAAACTGATGATCATTGTTATATTTGGCTAGCCAATCCAAACTTACAAACATAACCGTTCAATCCAAGCAGATTTCCCCGATATAAATCTAGCTAGTTTGAATTGTCTCACAAAAAAATACAAGTTGTTGACGAACTTTACTAGCTGAACATACCAATTTTCAAGCTTGACTTGTTTCTTATTGATCTAAACATAAGCTTGGCTTGTTTCTGTCACAAGTCGAGCTTCGATGAGCCGAACTTGGTGCAAGCTCATTATGTTTGTACATTCTCCCTAATAGAAGTAGGACCCACCAACACATGTAGatctcatctctattagagagtACAAATGTGATGTGAAAAATATGGTAAGAACAtcatttttgagaaaaaaatctTGAGATGTTGGTTATAAGGTTGTATTTGTTGGGTGTAttcccaaaacaaaatattatttaagcTTTCAGGATCTAAATGGTCGTTTCATATTATGACATGTAAGTCattaaatattgaaattttaCGCGTCTTAACAAATGTAAAATGTCAATGAAACTACTCGATAAATTATGGAATTGGATGGGTGTGATGAGTAAATACTAACTGGGTGTTGAACTCGTTGATCAAAATATTACAAACATAACGATACTGGGAAGAGGGATTGGAACTCGGGACCTCGAGTAAAACGGAAAATGCTCTTAACCAACTCTTACAAACGAAagaataattttaaataatagtATGGGCAATAAAATACTCTAACAGTTACATTGTTGAACTTCGGCTCTTGTATTTGGGGCTATACATATCCACACACTGACTTGGGAGCTAATTCAAATAATGATCTCAGAGGTCTAGAGTATAGGGATTTCCCTAACCTAGTAGTTATGTGGGTTTAGCTGCTCCaacattcaattcaatttcttcgTTACCAACTtctgtgccttcactcgggttTCTGACTCAGAAAGTTGCACGTCAGATCTTAGGAACTTCCGGATCAATTGGATGAAGAATAAGGAAAGATATCTCCATTGCAAGCAAAGTGCATCCATCTCAAAAGAAGACCTGCATTACCGCTTGGAATTATCTTGTCAAACAAGGAAGACGTTCTGGGGGTCCATGCATAAGGGAACTTAGTTCAGTGGTCGTCTTCCTCAGTTCCAGGGCAGTACGACAATAGTGCCTCCGTTGATTCATACTGAAATAAAGAGCACGGTTCATAAAATGGCCATCAGAAATGAATTAATAGCGATTCACAGTTGCAAACAAGTTATTTCagcataaattttattttggaaTGCAAATGATAAATACGCTCACCTGGCATCCACAAAAGAGGCAGTACCTATGTTCATCTCTCAGTTTCATCAATATCTCATGTAAATCCTGCAGCACAGAGCAAGGATAACTAATAAGTCAACTTTCCCGAGCAATATCAAGCAACATAATCACAGCATGTCAAGAAAAGGAGCGGAAACATTGCACCCAACAAGTCTTAAAAGACTTGACTCAGAATGAACCGTTTTCAACCCATATGCAATTACATAACAAGCCTACAAGGCCTGGAAACAGACCTAATGCCTGCTACACAAACGACGAGAATCTAGCAagcaaactttaaaaaaaagaaatctgGATGCTATCAGCCAAGATTTCCCCAATTTATCTCTTGGTGGTTAAATTTTTAAGAGATGAAACCCTCACATCTAGTTACTACGTATAATGTTCTTTTAACATGTCCTCAAAGTTTACCCTAAACACCAAAACATGAGACTCCACTTGAACATTAAGCTAGATAATAAAAATTTGATTCCTAAGGTAAACCAATGCCACACTCAGCAAGACATGATTTAAATTCAACATTCAACATTATATAACAGCCACAAGAGTGCAAACAAGAAAAGGACAATATTAACTTTCTTTATCATGTTATCTCATGAAACTCAAAGATGACTGGACTTGTTCTCAGAATTTCTAATTCATGAGAGATGGAACTAACTACAACGTAACCGAATAACGTGACACAGTCTTTCATAAATACCAACAGAGTCTCCAAAAGACATGAACTCTACGTAACCATGAAAGCCTCCTCATACTAAAAACTGATACAGAACAACTGGAGAAGCAAAGCAAATAGTATCAGGCTTAAACAAACTTATTTCTTGGATGATAATAGAAGTACACTGTCAGATAAGACTTTGACATCAATTTGGAGGTATTATTACACTTTATCTGCACACACAATCTCAATCCACCCATTATAATATGCAGAATTGAATTTCACATAAGCATATCTAATCAAGCATCTTTCAAAATAGTTCAGCTATAAAAGATAAActttggaaattaaaaaaagggaTGATTTGATTCCGATACAATTTTTGCAGCCTAGGGACTTCCAACGAATCTGTACAATTGTTGCAGCTTGGAACTGCAAGCCAGGGCACTAGAGTTTGACAACCTGATACTATCAAACCCACTAAGAAGTATCAGTTCATATGCCAATTTTTAAGAATCTAATTCTAATGCTGGGCTTTGTAGACTAGATTCCCAATTATTATGCCAATAATTTCACAATCAAAATTGTATAATAACGAAAGATCGGGCACTTGTATCCTTCCTTCTTGTCCTACTTAGCAAAAACTTACAATCTATGCTTCCTAGTCGACTTTAAATTTCTTGGGAGAGAATCTATTTTGCACAGCTTAGGAATTCCTCCATCAAACAAGCCTTTGTCTGATTACTCTCTGTTGAAGCCTTCTTGGCTTTCCGTACATTTAACACCCATGTGCTTTTGCCTCCAAGACAATGTCATGTATCAATTTAAAAGAACATTTCAACCTTACACCTCCAAGGAAGTGCTTTAGCTTCTTTACATTTGGGTACTATAAATTCAGGATTTCAAGTACACATTCAGCGGGAAATAGTTACGTTTTATATATACAATGCAATTCCCATTGGATGAACACTGTAAACAGAATTTCTAATTTGCATTGAAATCATCTAATTTAAGTTCTTGGCTATGCTTGTCAACTATGCCTTAGAGCTAAACTCAGTCATACATACATACTGCATAAAAAAGATGCTCATTTAAACACGTTATAGTCTAAGAAAACACATACAATTCAAGAAACATACCTCTTCtgtaatttcttcttcttcctcttcctcctctcccCCTTCCTCTTCCCCGTTCTCATTCTTCTCCGGAGGCACAACTTCCTTATTCTCCAATTGATCCAACGCTGCCTGTGCCTTCTTAAAATTAACCACAACTCTCTTGTTCCGCCACTGTGACTTCTGCCTAGACCCAAACTCCTCCATCATAGCCTCCTCGGTCCTCCTTTCCGCCCAAGTCCTTATCTCCTCTCGCTTCCTCTTCTCCTTATGCGGATCCTCCCGCCCAATCCCAGCCCGTGAGCGCCGAATGTCAATCTTCACCGGCTCAGCCTGGCCCAAGCCCTCCTTACCAAGTGCGGAACCCGGGGTATACCCCATTTGCTTCAAAAGTTTGAATCCAATGTTGGATTGTGGAATTGGAGCAGTCTCTATTTTAGCCAACGTTTTCTCATCCTCTTCCTGTTGCTTTCGCTCCCTATCGATTTTACGTTGTTCTTGCCAGTTTAGCAGTTTAGATTTTTTGTTCGAGGGTTGAAAATTACTTGGGTTTTTGGTATTCAAAATCTGAAAATATAGATAGATAAGTAACAGTTCGAGATTTTGTTCACCAACAAAACCAAGAATTAgcttaaaacacacaaaacccaTGCTCCATTTGGATGTACCTAATCCTTTGGATTACCCAACGCCCATTTTAGAGATAAATTGGTTGACAAATGACAATCCCAGAACTAGGTTTTATGATTCTTCCGCGTTATTTTCTAgggaaccaaacagaaaattaagCTTGCAAGCGTacctttttggatgaagcttttggaggGCTGGTGACTTCTGGAGTGAGGAACTGAGAGAGGTCGCCCATGTAATCATCTTCTTCCGCCATAGCCAGAGAGCTGTCGAGCACGTTCGCCAAGCAAAATCAAAACCAGTAAGCGATCTTGAAGGATTTTCGtattattttcttccttttccaaACATTTAATTACTATAGTACCCCTTGACATGTTTGCGAATAAAATTTCGTTTTCTGTAACTATAAACAAGGGCAGATTTAAtaattattcaaaaaaaaaatgacaactaGTGAGAATTTACGGTTGTTCACTTTTATCTGATTTGAAGAGGCTATGAGAAATTTTACTCTGCCCGTAACAATCTCCTTAATGTTGTTGAACTAATATCTTTTTAAAATTGTTAGCATACTtaaatttttaaacattttttttctgcaCAAGGAGCTGAATTTTACTTATTGATTACATTATTGACAAATGTGTCACACCATAGAAGACATGAAAGAAAGTGgtcaagtaaaataaaaaacgtAAACTCTGAGCAATAACATGAAATTCATGAACACCTTTAGatgttaaaaatacaaaataatattcGAAATATATAATATTCTGAAAATTTTAACCGTGAGATTTAtaatacaaaaacataaaaccaaaatGTACTAACAATTAAAAAGACTAAAATATCCGAGATTTCGGAGCAACATAGAAAATTAAACTTCTGCAGGCCCAATACTTTGGGCTTGTGCCCGGCCTTTTATTTAGGCCCAGTACTCCAACAAACCCCAAGAAGCGGCCCCCGCGAAGAAACGAAACCAAACGGCTTTGTGCCTACGTGGACTCCAACCACTCAACGACTCGTTAAGacattcttctctctcctctctctctctctctctctctctctctctctctcgctctctgcATCCTCCACAGCACGCATTCCAAACCCTCTCTGCTCTCTCTCCGTACCCGTTGCTTCCTCCACACGTACATCTTGTCATCTACAAACCATAGCTTTTCTGCATTTCAATTCACAACTCCGACGTCGGTTTCGTCTCCAGAAATGTATTCTTCATTGCGTTTCGGTCATTAATGCTGTCTTTCTTCGCACTTTCTGTTCCGTTTGGTTGCCAAGAAAATGcgggaaaatgaaagaaaattcaCTTTCGCTTTCAGTTCGTTCAGGTTATTCTGACGGTTTTCCTTCCGGTTGATTGCTGCAGTTGGATTCTTCGAGAATATGGCCGCCAAAAGGAGTGTGTGCGTGTGCTTCGCCGTAATTTTCATCTCGTCGGTTCTGGTTTCCGGCGCCGGAGCATTTACCGATCCGCTTGACGGTAAGTCTTGATTTTCTTCCTATCATTTCTTTACTTGTTGATTTTCTTGGCGTTCTGTATATATGGAGTCTTGTCAC includes the following:
- the LOC126600726 gene encoding squamosa promoter-binding-like protein 9, translated to MGSSSMTESGSSSSSSPPNSSAESLNGLKFGQTIYFEDVGFGAQHKSSSGSAAGSSSAGATPPKKQRGGGNMGQLGQPPRCQVEGCQVDLSDAKAYYSRHKVCGLHSKTPTVIVAGLEQRFCQQCSRFHLLPEFDQGKRSCRRRLAGHNERRRKPQPGSILSARFGRLSSSLYENSNKVGSYLMDFTAYPRVSGRDAWTTTRTSERAPVVQNANDAGKFLQQPWQSNSGITTSGFYMQGSAGGTSYPGPGIPPGECITVATDSSRALSLLSNQPWGSRNRVSGVGMNSLMNTQGIPVAQPTPHAATSNHFPTTLWGFKGNENGSSSHEMLPDLGLGQISQPLSSQYSGVLELSQQGRRQQHMELGHTRGYDSTSQQMNWSL
- the LOC126600924 gene encoding uncharacterized protein LOC126600924, coding for MAEEDDYMGDLSQFLTPEVTSPPKASSKKILNTKNPSNFQPSNKKSKLLNWQEQRKIDRERKQQEEDEKTLAKIETAPIPQSNIGFKLLKQMGYTPGSALGKEGLGQAEPVKIDIRRSRAGIGREDPHKEKRKREEIRTWAERRTEEAMMEEFGSRQKSQWRNKRVVVNFKKAQAALDQLENKEVVPPEKNENGEEEGGEEEEEEEEITEEDLHEILMKLRDEHRYCLFCGCQYESTEALLSYCPGTEEDDH